In Calothrix sp. PCC 7507, one DNA window encodes the following:
- a CDS encoding Mur ligase family protein, whose protein sequence is MDVGNKIKSIDRLRLGLAVSVAKSVTFVVQSLRLGAASVLPGSIARRIEPRLLQLLSQQVKNGVILIAGTNGKTTTSLLLKTILERKGYRIAHNATGANLENGLMTALLESTNLVGTLDVDYAILEVDENIVPKVLASLQPKIILCLNLFRDQLDRYGEVDTISKRWTKVISTLPTETVVIPNADDPTLSYLGQQLPQRVLFFGLNEPEHYLEAIPHAVDSIYCPKCGHSLDYKGVYLSHLGDFTCPSCGFSKSQPALESREWQQILVGLYNKYNTLAAATAAKELGVDEASIRDSINNFQAAFGRAEDLIINGKKVRILLSKNPVGTNETIRVVTQSTDKTTLLVLNDRTPDGTDVSWIWDVDTEKLVERGGTLVVSGDRVYDLALRLRYSEKVAESQLNLIVESDLGQAIATALEHTPENETLHILPTYSAMLEVREILTGRKIL, encoded by the coding sequence ATGGATGTGGGAAATAAAATAAAATCTATAGATAGACTGCGGCTTGGTTTGGCGGTATCGGTAGCAAAAAGTGTGACTTTTGTAGTACAGTCGCTCCGCCTGGGTGCTGCTAGTGTGTTACCAGGCTCAATTGCTCGTCGCATCGAACCCCGACTACTACAATTATTGAGTCAGCAGGTGAAAAATGGGGTAATTCTGATTGCTGGTACTAACGGCAAAACTACAACATCGCTGCTTCTCAAAACGATTCTAGAACGGAAAGGCTACCGGATTGCTCATAATGCTACAGGCGCAAATCTGGAAAATGGCTTGATGACAGCGCTGTTAGAAAGCACCAACTTGGTGGGAACGCTTGATGTTGATTATGCCATTTTGGAAGTGGATGAGAATATTGTACCGAAGGTATTGGCATCACTCCAGCCAAAAATTATTCTTTGTTTAAATTTGTTTCGCGACCAACTTGATAGGTATGGCGAAGTAGATACTATTAGTAAACGTTGGACAAAGGTAATTTCTACTCTACCTACAGAGACAGTAGTTATTCCTAATGCTGATGACCCGACTTTATCTTATCTTGGTCAGCAGTTACCGCAACGAGTGTTATTTTTTGGATTGAATGAACCAGAACATTATCTAGAAGCCATTCCTCACGCCGTTGATTCCATTTATTGTCCCAAATGCGGACATTCTCTAGATTACAAAGGCGTTTACTTGTCTCATTTAGGAGATTTTACTTGTCCTAGTTGTGGCTTTAGTAAAAGTCAACCAGCCTTGGAAAGTAGGGAATGGCAACAAATTCTGGTTGGTTTGTATAACAAATATAATACCTTAGCTGCTGCAACCGCTGCCAAAGAATTGGGAGTTGATGAAGCTAGTATCCGTGATAGTATTAACAACTTTCAAGCTGCTTTCGGTCGTGCGGAAGATTTAATAATTAATGGCAAAAAAGTTAGAATTTTGTTATCAAAAAATCCGGTGGGGACAAATGAAACCATTCGGGTGGTAACTCAAAGTACCGATAAAACCACATTACTAGTTTTGAACGATCGCACTCCCGACGGCACTGATGTATCCTGGATTTGGGATGTCGATACCGAGAAATTAGTGGAACGGGGAGGAACCTTAGTAGTCAGTGGCGATCGCGTTTATGATTTAGCCCTCCGTCTCCGCTATAGTGAGAAAGTAGCCGAATCTCAACTCAACTTAATTGTAGAGTCAGATTTAGGACAGGCGATCGCTACAGCATTAGAGCATACACCAGAAAACGAAACCCTACACATCCTCCCCACCTATTCAGCCATGCTAGAAGTGCGAGAAATCCTCACTGGACGAAAAATTCTTTAG
- a CDS encoding DUF5615 family PIN-like protein encodes MDQCVPASIGKFLQDSGFDVLILKDYIPIESPDEIVIAKAQELGAILVSLNGDFADIVTYSPANYRGIISIQLRNHPEIIPLLMQRLVDYLSNHSDMEYYQGKLFIVEVNRIRIRE; translated from the coding sequence ATGGATCAATGCGTCCCGGCTTCCATTGGGAAGTTTTTGCAGGATAGCGGTTTTGATGTGTTGATTTTAAAAGACTACATTCCCATCGAGTCTCCTGATGAAATTGTGATTGCCAAAGCCCAAGAATTGGGTGCAATTTTAGTTTCGCTAAATGGAGATTTTGCTGACATTGTGACCTATTCTCCTGCTAATTATCGAGGTATTATTTCGATCCAACTTCGGAATCATCCAGAAATCATTCCTCTATTGATGCAGAGGTTAGTTGATTATTTGTCTAACCACAGTGATATGGAATATTATCAAGGCAAGTTGTTCATCGTTGAAGTAAATAGAATTCGTATACGAGAGTAA
- a CDS encoding serine/threonine protein kinase: MIGKLLDHRYQIIRVLATGGFGQTYIAEDTRRPGNPTCVVKHLKPASSDPRVFETAKRLFHSEAETLEHLGNHSQIPRLLAYFDENQEFYLVQEFIEGQTLGEELSPGKRWSENQVIQLLQEVLSILEFVHGQGVIHRDIKPDNIIRRTADNKLVLVDFGAVKQLRNPMVTVSGQPTATVVIGTPGYMPTEQGQGKPRPNSDIYSLGIIAIQALTGVAAAQLQEDQDTGEIIWQHLVSVNSRLAAVLTKMVRYHFKDRYQSAAEALQASTEVLNPVSTVSTGQKYSKISSYKPSPSSTQVSRQQTIAVAPVNPVVAKPPARQESNKSDPLPLFVGLLLAGGAAALVSNVYPNVKNLAANLTSGDLVLGNKCSAVVLGNSNIRSEPSSVNSDNVVQTVANDTKFEVTGKQTKRGWIEIKRNSGKLAWAHSDVITNKEQLDSCLQEKGIAIKTVDDSSLIASRPQPKLKPKSSNVATPTAKKSEPFTSEPFISSSEKSQPVDNSKDVLEKAKQKYESGDLPGAIALLKSIPGNAASGFKETTIMIAQWQQDWAKADALFNEINTAIDRGEWDKVLAYRDNPEKLPNIKYWQKKLEPLFKQAAENIAKQALPQKDNQDNQSNPDKEPPNTPDNATPEESPAKNL; the protein is encoded by the coding sequence ATGATAGGCAAGTTACTAGACCATCGTTACCAAATAATTAGAGTCCTGGCTACGGGAGGATTTGGTCAAACCTACATTGCCGAAGATACTAGACGGCCAGGAAACCCCACCTGCGTTGTTAAGCACCTCAAACCCGCCAGTTCTGACCCCAGAGTATTCGAGACAGCCAAGCGTCTATTCCACAGTGAAGCCGAAACTTTAGAGCATTTGGGAAACCACAGTCAAATACCCAGGCTTTTGGCTTACTTTGACGAAAACCAAGAATTCTACTTAGTGCAAGAATTTATTGAAGGCCAGACACTCGGTGAGGAGCTTTCCCCCGGTAAGCGTTGGAGTGAAAACCAAGTCATCCAACTGTTGCAAGAAGTACTAAGTATTTTAGAATTTGTGCATGGACAAGGTGTGATTCACCGTGACATCAAGCCAGATAATATCATCCGCCGCACTGCTGACAATAAGTTAGTTTTAGTAGACTTTGGTGCTGTCAAACAACTGCGAAATCCAATGGTGACAGTTAGTGGACAGCCTACAGCCACAGTAGTCATTGGCACTCCGGGCTATATGCCTACAGAACAAGGACAAGGCAAACCCCGCCCCAATAGTGATATCTATTCCCTAGGAATCATTGCCATTCAGGCGCTAACAGGAGTAGCAGCAGCGCAACTGCAAGAAGACCAAGATACAGGTGAAATCATTTGGCAGCATTTAGTATCCGTCAACTCTCGGTTAGCAGCAGTATTAACCAAGATGGTGCGGTATCACTTCAAAGACCGCTACCAAAGCGCTGCAGAAGCACTGCAAGCATCTACAGAGGTGTTGAATCCTGTCTCGACAGTTTCTACGGGACAAAAATACTCGAAAATTTCCAGCTACAAACCAAGCCCCAGTTCAACTCAAGTATCTCGCCAGCAAACGATCGCCGTCGCACCAGTCAATCCAGTTGTTGCTAAACCTCCTGCACGTCAAGAGTCTAATAAATCTGATCCATTGCCTTTATTTGTTGGTTTATTATTAGCAGGTGGTGCGGCTGCGTTAGTTTCCAATGTTTATCCGAATGTGAAAAATTTAGCAGCCAATTTAACTAGTGGCGATCTAGTCTTAGGAAATAAATGTTCAGCTGTTGTTTTAGGTAATTCCAATATCCGTTCTGAACCTAGTTCAGTTAATTCTGATAATGTTGTGCAAACGGTTGCCAATGACACTAAGTTTGAAGTAACTGGCAAACAAACAAAACGAGGTTGGATCGAAATTAAACGGAATTCGGGAAAATTGGCTTGGGCACACTCAGATGTGATTACTAATAAAGAACAATTAGATTCTTGCCTACAAGAAAAAGGCATTGCCATTAAGACAGTAGATGATAGTAGCTTGATTGCATCTCGACCCCAGCCCAAACTAAAACCAAAATCCAGCAATGTAGCGACTCCAACTGCTAAAAAATCAGAACCATTTACTTCAGAACCCTTTATTTCTAGTTCGGAAAAATCCCAGCCTGTTGATAACAGTAAAGATGTTTTAGAAAAAGCCAAACAGAAGTATGAATCGGGAGATTTGCCAGGAGCGATCGCCCTACTGAAATCTATTCCTGGAAACGCTGCTTCTGGTTTCAAAGAAACAACCATCATGATTGCTCAATGGCAACAAGATTGGGCTAAAGCAGACGCTCTATTTAATGAGATCAACACAGCAATTGATCGAGGTGAATGGGATAAAGTTTTAGCATATAGAGATAATCCCGAAAAGTTACCCAATATTAAATACTGGCAAAAGAAATTGGAGCCATTGTTTAAACAAGCGGCTGAAAACATAGCCAAACAGGCGCTTCCTCAAAAAGATAACCAAGATAATCAGAGTAATCCTGACAAAGAACCACCTAATACTCCAGATAATGCCACTCCTGAAGAAAGTCCAGCAAAAAATTTATAA
- a CDS encoding DUF2862 domain-containing protein, whose amino-acid sequence MEIGQKVKVFRLRDRVSPPIVKRLGQVGIIEGYKVTDGAGIGVVVKFEDNFSTWFFEDEIKPV is encoded by the coding sequence ATGGAAATCGGACAAAAGGTTAAAGTCTTTCGTTTGCGCGATCGCGTCTCTCCCCCAATTGTCAAAAGGCTAGGGCAAGTTGGTATCATCGAAGGCTATAAAGTCACTGATGGTGCTGGTATTGGTGTGGTGGTGAAATTTGAAGATAATTTTTCCACGTGGTTTTTTGAAGATGAAATCAAACCAGTGTAG
- a CDS encoding SdrD B-like domain-containing protein translates to MTPFFQHLPAFQSIFLTLLFIIPQVFISGRKVLATDCPSGTKPVAFNRGKLPFKTANGVSKIKTICAPTSSIGDTVFRDDNGNGIQDNHEPGVPHINITLTLPDGSTQTTTTDSHGKYSFSDLSPGTYQVRSDVPHGKVLTTRTNPFQINLESGQNLEHADFGFRPNTSTGGSSIGDTVFSDRNGNGVQDGGEPGIPNVVLTLTLPGTDGILGNGDDTTRTTTTNNNGIYNFNNLPDGNYRVTVNPPVNFPQITTGSPRIDVNLQTSQSLTNVDFGFRRSLGGSIGDFVFNDKNNDSLSNSGDIGLPNVQLTLKNANGQIVATTTTNSNGNYSFTGLPLGNYTVEVTQPNNFSPTTKTILSANLTEAEPDDNNVDFGFAAGNASSNGVSLQLVKRITAVLKTNGQRIQYNAFIDDPNDQNDNSIGITPLGQYELLKPLVSGDEIEYTIYFRAGQSLENLNVCDLIPAGTAYVNNSISVTGNGVDGNQGRFFSPLTSLEQVPESGVCENRNNPNGTVIVKLGNISSGQSGSVSFRVKIN, encoded by the coding sequence ATGACACCCTTTTTTCAGCATCTACCAGCTTTTCAAAGCATTTTTTTGACACTGTTGTTTATCATACCGCAAGTATTTATATCAGGGAGAAAGGTGTTGGCTACAGATTGTCCATCTGGGACAAAGCCAGTAGCTTTCAATAGAGGTAAATTACCTTTTAAAACTGCGAATGGAGTTAGCAAAATCAAAACTATTTGCGCCCCTACAAGTTCAATTGGTGATACTGTTTTTCGGGATGACAATGGTAACGGTATTCAAGACAATCACGAACCGGGAGTTCCTCACATCAATATCACTTTGACACTTCCTGATGGTAGTACGCAGACTACGACGACTGATAGTCATGGGAAATATAGCTTTTCTGATCTGTCACCAGGTACTTATCAGGTGCGATCTGATGTTCCTCACGGTAAGGTTCTGACTACTCGTACTAACCCTTTTCAGATCAATCTCGAATCTGGTCAAAACCTTGAACACGCTGACTTTGGCTTCCGTCCAAATACTTCTACAGGTGGTAGTTCTATCGGTGATACAGTGTTTAGCGATCGCAATGGTAACGGTGTTCAAGATGGAGGTGAACCGGGAATTCCCAATGTCGTTCTGACTCTAACTCTTCCAGGGACTGATGGCATATTGGGTAATGGTGACGACACCACTCGCACAACCACAACCAATAACAACGGTATTTATAATTTCAATAACCTTCCAGATGGTAACTACAGAGTTACAGTCAACCCTCCTGTGAACTTCCCGCAAATTACCACCGGTAGTCCGCGAATAGATGTGAATCTGCAAACAAGTCAATCGCTGACGAATGTTGACTTTGGCTTCAGGCGATCGCTTGGAGGTTCTATCGGTGATTTTGTCTTTAACGATAAAAATAACGATAGCCTATCCAACTCCGGAGATATAGGTCTACCCAATGTCCAACTGACGCTTAAAAATGCCAACGGTCAGATAGTTGCAACTACTACCACTAATAGCAACGGTAACTATAGCTTTACCGGTTTACCACTCGGTAACTACACCGTTGAGGTCACTCAACCTAACAACTTTAGTCCAACTACCAAGACTATTTTGTCAGCAAACTTAACTGAAGCTGAACCCGATGATAACAACGTTGACTTTGGTTTTGCGGCTGGTAATGCGAGTTCTAACGGAGTTAGTTTGCAATTAGTCAAACGAATTACAGCAGTTTTGAAAACAAATGGTCAGCGCATCCAATACAACGCTTTTATCGATGATCCCAATGATCAAAATGATAATAGTATAGGAATAACTCCCCTTGGTCAGTATGAGCTATTGAAGCCTTTAGTAAGTGGTGATGAAATAGAGTATACAATCTATTTCCGCGCTGGTCAGTCGCTGGAAAATCTCAACGTCTGTGACTTAATTCCGGCAGGAACAGCTTATGTAAATAATAGTATTTCTGTGACTGGAAATGGTGTTGATGGGAATCAAGGAAGATTTTTCTCCCCTTTGACATCCTTAGAACAAGTTCCTGAAAGTGGTGTTTGTGAGAATCGCAATAATCCTAACGGTACGGTGATTGTGAAGTTGGGGAATATCTCTAGTGGACAATCTGGCTCTGTGAGTTTCCGCGTCAAAATCAATTAA
- a CDS encoding DUF11 domain-containing protein: MTSTFSWSRWKSLIYTIFATSIYISTSGVSKAQTSAISNTARGGANGIAPSNSNTVRLTATQAALEIIKTGDRAAAEPGDTVVYRLAISNRGTAVARNLSITDRLPLGIRLINKSLTGTLNNTKIELNSSRANQTITITPNPSIELQPNQTLNIEYAAEITPDAIRGTGRNLAQAQASGLISNQASHILRIRPGIISDCGTLIGRVFIDKNFDGEQQTNEPGIPNAVIYMDDGNRIVTDSNGLYSLSNVIAGYRAATLDLTSLPGYALAPNKHFIEKNSLSRMVKLAPSSMVRINFGVTPAFAGEQR, encoded by the coding sequence ATGACATCTACTTTCTCATGGTCGAGGTGGAAGAGCCTCATTTACACAATTTTTGCCACAAGCATATATATCAGCACTAGCGGAGTAAGCAAAGCGCAAACAAGCGCAATCAGCAACACAGCAAGGGGAGGAGCAAACGGGATAGCACCAAGCAACTCAAACACAGTCAGACTAACAGCAACACAAGCAGCCCTAGAAATAATCAAAACCGGAGACAGAGCAGCAGCAGAACCAGGAGACACAGTAGTATACCGACTAGCAATCAGCAACAGAGGCACAGCAGTAGCCAGAAACCTCAGCATCACAGACAGACTACCCCTGGGAATCAGACTGATTAATAAATCACTCACAGGCACACTCAACAACACAAAAATAGAACTCAATAGCAGCAGAGCCAACCAAACAATCACCATCACCCCCAACCCCAGCATCGAACTACAACCAAACCAAACCCTCAACATAGAATACGCCGCCGAAATCACACCAGACGCCATCAGAGGCACAGGGAGAAACCTCGCACAAGCCCAAGCCAGCGGACTCATCAGCAACCAAGCCAGCCACATATTAAGAATCAGACCAGGAATCATCTCAGACTGCGGCACATTAATCGGGCGAGTATTCATCGACAAAAACTTCGACGGCGAACAACAAACCAACGAACCAGGCATCCCCAACGCCGTCATCTACATGGACGACGGCAACCGCATCGTCACCGACAGCAACGGACTCTACTCCCTAAGCAACGTCATCGCCGGATATCGAGCCGCCACACTAGACCTCACCAGCCTCCCAGGGTACGCACTCGCACCCAACAAACACTTCATCGAAAAAAACAGCCTCTCACGCATGGTGAAACTAGCACCAAGCAGCATGGTCCGCATCAACTTTGGAGTCACACCAGCCTTCGCCGGAGAACAGCGATGA
- a CDS encoding DUF433 domain-containing protein — protein MPINWREHVVSSSDILRGKPRIQGTRIPVSLILGYLATGKTHDQILQEFPDLQQDQILACLDYARDLANFETVAS, from the coding sequence ATGCCAATTAACTGGCGTGAACACGTTGTGAGTAGTTCAGATATCCTGCGAGGTAAGCCAAGGATTCAGGGAACGCGCATTCCAGTCAGCCTGATTTTGGGCTATTTAGCTACTGGTAAAACTCATGATCAGATTCTTCAAGAGTTTCCAGATTTACAACAAGACCAGATATTGGCATGTCTCGATTATGCGCGTGATTTGGCAAATTTTGAGACGGTTGCATCGTGA
- a CDS encoding OmpA family protein, which yields MFNLQVCWLGDVQFGEKAKQLKSYQNPIFYFLPFTLCLLGSEVAFSQTPMQLHSVAEINKQKISQLPSILPSSPLRVVVNSNQDAVQPDDQLTLREAIQLVNGTLSVAQLSSAEKALVQPLTDISSRIEFNLPANATTIFLQKELPALASPGLVIDGSTQPGYKESESATAEIAIPVPVVTITAAPNQEVIRGLTVVSDRTTIRGLNLYGFNAEPIKQQLGNLLVYDGVPKPTTLTTPPGDIVIAHSMPPNNNQKDVPPKNVVIENNWLGLTIDEKMPAQTSAFGVYVFNAQGAKIRRNRIYYHDGSAIITSVKGENTLVQENIIVGNGIAGMPDALRVEGIVGNSQITGNLICANDGAGVYLFKPEGDVQIRDNRIIYNGRRLRRAAVYLTGSNHQVTGNQITHQTGPGVVVSAFQQSQRNTIQNNTFAALEGLSIDLNTQGNLDVSDWQRGDGPNPPRNSPNRRLETGNGAINAPEFTAREFVPSGNGVTLQGKADPGSEVTIYRLGDYQKGKQALYESGYGALSQPLATAPVDAKGNFSFTVENLQVGDVVSAIATDPKYGTSEPAFGSIIGAKGTLPNLSPSPNTNPIIVPQCTSRPVPPPTLVPPVQIEIPPTPLRLQVPRNVHFALDKSFISPASAIVLDRVAQVLRQYPFIVIEIQGHTDPRASDDYNLALGRRRALATRNYLLRQGVAPERMTIRSLGESQRVSDGSDRIDYARDRRAEIIFKDIRGIEIIIEGQEQDLQIEPSRGRR from the coding sequence ATGTTTAATTTACAAGTTTGTTGGCTAGGTGATGTTCAGTTTGGGGAAAAAGCGAAACAATTAAAAAGTTATCAAAATCCAATTTTTTACTTTTTGCCTTTTACCTTGTGCCTCTTAGGATCTGAGGTTGCGTTTAGTCAGACACCTATGCAGTTGCATTCAGTCGCGGAGATCAACAAGCAGAAAATTTCACAACTCCCCTCTATCCTCCCATCTTCACCTTTGCGGGTAGTGGTGAACAGCAACCAAGATGCTGTACAGCCCGACGATCAGCTAACTTTGCGGGAAGCTATTCAGCTGGTGAATGGTACGTTATCGGTGGCACAACTCAGCAGTGCAGAAAAAGCGCTGGTGCAACCTTTAACTGATATTAGCTCTCGCATTGAGTTTAATCTGCCTGCAAATGCAACTACTATCTTTTTACAAAAAGAACTACCAGCTTTGGCCAGTCCAGGATTAGTGATAGATGGTTCTACTCAGCCTGGATATAAAGAGTCTGAGTCAGCCACAGCGGAAATTGCGATTCCTGTTCCTGTGGTGACAATCACTGCTGCACCCAACCAAGAGGTAATTCGCGGCTTGACTGTGGTTAGCGATCGCACAACTATTCGTGGTTTAAACCTCTATGGTTTCAATGCTGAACCGATTAAGCAACAGTTGGGCAATCTCCTAGTCTACGATGGTGTTCCTAAACCAACAACCCTCACCACACCCCCTGGAGATATTGTCATTGCCCATAGTATGCCGCCTAACAATAATCAAAAGGATGTGCCACCGAAAAATGTTGTCATTGAAAACAACTGGTTAGGGCTAACCATTGATGAAAAAATGCCAGCGCAAACATCGGCTTTTGGGGTTTATGTTTTTAACGCTCAAGGGGCAAAAATTCGCCGCAACCGGATTTATTACCACGATGGCAGTGCAATTATTACTTCGGTAAAAGGTGAAAATACGCTGGTACAGGAAAACATCATCGTGGGTAATGGGATTGCGGGGATGCCCGACGCCTTGCGTGTAGAAGGTATAGTTGGCAATTCTCAAATTACTGGCAATTTGATTTGTGCCAATGATGGGGCTGGTGTGTATCTCTTTAAACCTGAAGGTGATGTGCAAATCCGAGATAACCGCATTATCTACAATGGTAGACGTTTGCGGCGGGCTGCAGTTTATCTGACGGGTAGTAACCATCAAGTAACTGGTAATCAAATTACGCATCAGACTGGGCCTGGGGTGGTGGTGTCAGCTTTCCAGCAAAGTCAACGCAATACTATTCAAAATAATACCTTTGCAGCGTTGGAGGGATTAAGTATTGACCTCAATACTCAAGGTAATTTGGATGTCAGCGACTGGCAACGGGGAGATGGGCCGAATCCTCCACGCAATTCTCCTAATCGCCGCCTAGAAACTGGTAACGGTGCGATTAATGCCCCAGAATTCACGGCGCGGGAGTTTGTACCAAGTGGAAATGGGGTGACTTTACAGGGTAAAGCTGATCCTGGTTCCGAGGTGACAATTTATCGCCTGGGGGATTATCAAAAAGGTAAGCAAGCACTTTATGAATCAGGTTATGGGGCGCTGAGTCAACCATTAGCGACTGCACCTGTGGATGCGAAGGGGAATTTTAGTTTTACCGTGGAGAATTTGCAGGTGGGGGATGTCGTCAGTGCGATCGCAACTGATCCCAAATATGGCACGTCTGAACCCGCTTTTGGCTCAATCATTGGTGCTAAAGGCACTCTCCCTAATCTCTCTCCATCTCCCAACACAAACCCCATTATCGTACCTCAATGTACATCACGACCTGTACCACCGCCAACACTAGTACCACCTGTCCAGATCGAAATACCACCGACACCATTAAGGTTACAAGTACCACGCAATGTTCACTTTGCTCTAGATAAATCTTTCATTAGTCCTGCTAGTGCGATCGTGCTTGATCGGGTGGCGCAAGTATTGCGGCAATATCCTTTCATTGTCATCGAAATTCAAGGTCACACTGACCCTCGTGCTAGTGATGACTATAACTTGGCATTGGGCAGACGACGGGCATTAGCTACGAGAAATTACCTTTTACGTCAAGGTGTTGCCCCAGAACGGATGACTATCCGCTCTTTGGGTGAAAGTCAGCGTGTGAGTGATGGTAGCGATCGCATAGATTACGCACGCGATCGCCGCGCTGAAATTATCTTCAAGGATATCAGAGGTATTGAAATCATCATCGAAGGACAAGAACAAGACTTACAAATAGAACCTAGTCGAGGTAGAAGGTAA
- a CDS encoding type II toxin-antitoxin system Phd/YefM family antitoxin: MPNQTNYTEACNNFDKIYEAVITSREPVIVNREGAESVSVIPTAELNSILETAYLFQSPENAARLLAAIERAKARTFQPRTIDDLRQEFGLVEEE; this comes from the coding sequence ATGCCTAACCAAACAAATTACACTGAAGCCTGCAACAATTTTGACAAAATTTACGAAGCGGTGATTACAAGCCGGGAACCTGTAATTGTCAATCGTGAGGGTGCGGAAAGTGTATCTGTAATTCCTACCGCCGAACTTAATAGCATCTTGGAGACAGCATATTTATTCCAGTCTCCTGAGAATGCAGCGCGGCTTTTAGCAGCTATAGAACGTGCCAAAGCACGTACATTTCAGCCTCGAACAATAGATGATCTGCGTCAGGAGTTTGGTCTTGTCGAAGAAGAGTAA
- a CDS encoding thylakoid membrane photosystem I accumulation factor translates to MNDIKLLFLQKKPDWLRLVSQILILLICLLTINIQPAHAGIKDDLYDGNIFVVYAGNGSLVPPRETLAQALTEHKPIFLAFYLDDSRDSKEFAISISRVQEFYGKVVEIIPMNLDTVPTKQTYEPTEPGYYYNGGVPQVVVFNQSGQVVLNQKGQVPFEAIDDKFREMFNLSPRTETAQLKRRAFNEFSSELSK, encoded by the coding sequence ATGAATGACATAAAGTTGCTTTTTTTACAAAAAAAACCTGACTGGCTACGACTGGTTTCTCAAATCCTCATCCTGCTGATTTGCTTGTTGACTATCAACATCCAACCTGCACACGCAGGTATTAAAGATGACCTTTATGATGGCAACATTTTCGTGGTTTATGCTGGTAACGGTTCGTTAGTTCCTCCCAGAGAGACATTAGCACAGGCTTTAACGGAACATAAACCTATATTTTTGGCTTTTTACTTAGATGACAGCAGAGATTCTAAAGAATTTGCGATTTCCATTTCCCGGGTACAGGAATTCTACGGTAAGGTAGTCGAGATTATCCCGATGAACCTGGATACTGTCCCCACCAAACAAACCTATGAACCCACAGAACCAGGATATTATTACAATGGTGGTGTTCCTCAAGTTGTAGTCTTTAATCAGTCAGGTCAGGTAGTCTTGAATCAGAAAGGTCAAGTACCCTTTGAAGCGATCGACGATAAATTTCGAGAAATGTTTAATTTATCACCTCGTACTGAAACAGCACAGTTAAAGCGTCGTGCCTTCAATGAGTTCAGCAGTGAACTAAGTAAGTAA